The following DNA comes from Burkholderiales bacterium.
AAAATACGCAGCCGCTGGTTGATTTGATCGGCGCGCTGGAGCGCGGCGAGATTCATGCCGTGGCGTTCACCAGCGCCTCTCAGGCTTACAACCTTTTTGCCGTGGCGGAACAGCTTGGAAAAAAAGATGCGTTGAAAGCCAATCTCAATAAAACTCTGGTGGCGTCCATCGGCCCGGTTTGCAGCAGGGCGTTAAGCACGCTGGGAGTAAAAGTGGGACTGGAAACACGTCCCCCCAAACTCGGACCGTTTATCACCGCGCTTTCCCAAGCTTTATCTAAATAAAAACTCCCGTGCCCGAACTTAAAAGATGGCCGCTTGCGCGCAGAATCAAACGGACATCGTGCAGCAGAAGGTTTCCATGAGAATCGAGTTTAATCTTCCCGGACCGCCGAAGTTTGGCAGCATTGCGGAGCATCGCTGTTACGTCAAACAACGCCTGGCCGGCGCGTTCCGGCTGTTTTCCAAGTTTGGATTTGACGAAGGCGTGGCAGGACACATCACCGCGCGTGACCCGGAATTTTCCGACCGCTTCTGGGTGAATCCCTTCGGCGTGTATTTCGGCCAGATCAAGGCTTCCGACATGATTTTGGTGAATCACAAGGGCGAAGTAGTGGAAGGCAATCGTCTGGTGAATGCTGCTGCGTTTGCCATCCATTCGCAGGTGCACGCCGCACGGCCCGATTGCATGGCGGCGGCGCACGCGCACTCCATGTACGGCAAGACCTGGTCCATGCTCGGGCGCCTGCTGGATCCGCTCACTCAGGACGCCTGCGCGTTTTACCAGGACCACGCGCTGTTTGATGATTACACCGGCGTGGTGCTGGATACCGAAGAGGGCAAGCGCATCGCGCAGACGCTGGGGAACAGGAAAGCGATAATTTTGCGCAACCACGGTTTGTTGACTGTCGGCAAGACTGTGGATGAAGCGGTGTGGTGGTTCATCACCATGGAGCGCTCCTGCCAGGCGCAATTGATGGCGGAAGCGGCGGGCAAGCCGGTCTTGATCAGCGAGGACAACGCCAGGTTAACTTACGCACAAATCGGCAGCGAGTTTGCCGGCTGGTTCCAGTTCCAGCCGCTGTGGCAAAGCATCGTCAAGGAACAGCCGGACTTGCTCGACTGAAGCTTGCCGCGGCATCGGCGATATCGGGTTCATTTAAGCTCGTCTTTTGAGGAGCGCCATGAACGCGGGCAGAGCGGCTTCGCGGTCGCTCATGACTTTTTGCGCATGCGGGCGCGCGCCAACCCGCTTGAGGTAGGATGCGACGCCGCCAACGGATTCCAGCGCATCCTTGCCGTAAATAGTCTTGGAGGCATGCGCCACCATTGGCAGATGCACGAACGCTGCGCAGTCGGCGTAGGTAAACTTATTGCCGGCGATATACGGAGCGAATTTAACCAGCCCGGCAAACGCCGCCACGCCTTTTTCCAACCGCTGTTTGACTTCTGCCTTGACGTCATCGGCAACCTTGCGGCCGAAGAACACTTCGCCATAGAGCCGGCGCGCTACCAGCTCCAGATGCAATTCAATGAACTGTATAAGCTCGCGGCATTTGGCGGCCTGGTGGGGATTTTCGGGGTAAAGCGGCGGAGTGGGGTGGATGTCTTCCAGATATTCGATGATGACCTGCGATTCGCAAATCGTGCCGCCGTTGGATTCGATGAACGGCACCTTGCCCATCGGCGTGCGCTTGAGGAACGCTTCTTCGCTGTTGGGATAGACGAGTTCCTCCTGGAACGGGATGTTTTTTTCCAGCAAGGCGAACTTCACCTTGTTGTAGTAATTGCTCACGCTAAAGCCGCACAGTTTCAACATGGTGTTCCCCCATATCTGATGCGAGATTTACCACATCGTCCCCCATTTTATTGAAGATTTCGCGGTCGAATTTTTCATGTTGGAAGTATTATACCTTTTCAATAACCATCGCCGGGGCTTGCCCCATCCGATGCACAGGCTGATGACGGAGTAACGGCCGTGGCACCGTTGCAGTTGACGCGCGCCCTGCTGTAGATCACCCGGCGGAAAAGCTGCAGCAGGGCTGGCGGTAGACGGCGTACAGGTGGTGGTTTAAGGTTTGATTAGCCCGCTCAGTTCACGCGTCTCCCCGTGCTTTACCACAAAGAAACGCTCCGCGGTTAAACCCGCTTCCAAGCGCGCTTTAATCAAATCGCGCGGCGGCTGGTCTAAGGCCTCCGGCGTGTGGTGGTGTTTCGCCGGATTGTAATAAGGGCTCGAATAGCAACCGGCGAGCAGCGTGGAGCCGAGCAGCATTGTCAGCAGTTTTCTTGGTTTCATAAGCATGGCAAACTAGCGCGATAGTTTACTTGAACGGAGGAGCAATGACGAAACCGGAAGTCGCAGTCGTTGTAGGCGTGGGCCCGGGATTGGGTTCGGCGCTCGCGCGGCGCTTGGCGCACGCCGGCATGCATGTAGCTGCGGCTTCGCGGGACGCGGCAAAGCTGGCATCGCTTACCCGGGAGCTTTCCTCTCAAGGCGTCAAAGGCCGGGCTTATGACTGTGATGCGACAGACGAGGAATCCGTGGAAAAACTGTTTTCCAAGGTTGCGGCGGATCTTGGCAAGCCCTGTCTGGTTGTGTACAACGCCGGTGCTTTCGTGCGCAAGGGAATTCTGGAAACCACCAAGGAAGAATTCGAGTGCTGCTGGAAAATCGGCTGCCTCGGGGGCTTTCTAGTTGGACAAGCAGCGGCGCGCGCAATGCTCTCAACAGAAAATCCGTCTGGCACGATTATTTTTACCGGCGCCACCGCCAGCCTCAGAGGCAGCGCCTGGTTTCACAATCTGGCCGTGGGCAAATTCGGGTTAAGGGCGCTGGCGCAAAGCATGGCGCGCGAGTTGCAACCCAAGGGCATTCACGTTGCGCATGTGGTGATTGACGGCCAAATTCGTTCCGACCGCCCGGGCTATCGTGAAGAAGGGCGTGGCAAAGATGCCGTGCTCGATCCAAACGCAATTGCCGAAACCTATTATCAGCTGCACCTGCAACCCCGCAGCGCCTGGAGCCTGGAAGTGGATTTGCGGCCCTGGGTCGAGAAATTTTGAGAAAGGAGTTTGCCATGGTCCCGAAAATAATTCTTCCATACGCCGCTCTGTTGGGCCTGTTGCTGGTTTATCTTTCTTATAAAATAGTGGGTTATCGCGGCAAATTCAAAATCGGCATCGGCGACGGCGGCAACGCCGATCTGGCGCGAGCCATTCGCGTGCAGGGCAATTTCGTGGAATACGTGCCCACCGCGCTGCTGTTGATTTCGTTGGTGGAGCTTGCCGGCTTCAGCGCCTGGGTGGTGCATGTGCTGGGCATCGCGTTGCTGGCAGGGCGGATATTTCATGCGCAAGGCTTGGGTGCTTCAGCGGGCCCCTCGCCCGGGCGCTACATCGGCACGTTATCGAGTTGGTTGACAATAGCCGTCGCCGCAATTCTTTGTTTGCTGTCGTTCGGCGGAGTAAAATTTTAACGCTTTGGCAATAGGGTGAGCTTGTCGCGCACCGAATTGATGCGCGCAGCTTTTTCTGAGGCTAAATGGTGCGCCCGCGCTTTTCGCCTATTTCCTGTTCCAGTTTCTTGATGTTGATTTCAACACCACGCAGGTTGGGATTGATGTCGAGCGCGCGGCGAAAATAATCCAGCGCGAGTTCCGGCCGGTTGAGACGCAAATAAATCTGGCCGTAGCCCGCCAGCGCGCCGAAATGGTGGGGATTGCGTTTCAACACCTCGCCGCAATCGGCAAGCGATTTCCGGTATTTTCCCATGATGAAGTAAAGCGTGGCGCGCTTGTTCCAGCCTTCGGCGAAATCCGGCTTGAGCTCGATAACCTTGCTGAAAGTGGCGATGGCCTCGTGCCCCGGTCCTTCCTGCATTTGCTCGACGCCGAGGCGAAACAGGGCATCCACTTTTTCATCGCCAGAGCGGGTCCACACTTGCCACAGGGCATTTTCGGCGAGCCCGCGGGTGAGCCAATCGGCATCGCGCAGCCGCTTGATCAGCGCCGGCGTGTCGCTCATCAGGCCGATTTCGCCCAGCCGTTTCACTGCGCTGCGCCGGTTTTCGGCATAGGGCCGGTCGAGTTCCTGCAACGCCTGATCGTAAGTCAGCGGCGGTTCGGCTTGCGCCGGCGTGGCAGCGGGCAACCCTAACGCCAGCAGACTCAAAAACAAGCACCAAGCGGATTTCATCATTATGGCGGGGCCGGGACGTGTTCCTCGCGCATTATGCGTGGATGGGCGAATTTTGACTATGGTCTACAATAAACCGCAAAAAACCAGGCTCCCAGGCTTTATTTGAAGGCTTTATCATGGTATTTTTACAAGTTAATCAATTTATTAACCCTTTCAGAATTAACTCTGGAGATTGTGAATGGCCGTTGAACGCACCCTGTCCATCGTCAAGCCGGATGCCGTGGCAAAAAACATCATCGGAAAAATCTACTCCCGATTCGAGGAAAAAGGCCTCAAGATCGTCGCCGCGCGCATGCTGAGGCTGTCGCACATTGAAGCGGAAGGATTTTATACCGTGCACCGTAAGCGGCCGTTTTTCAAGGACCTGGTGGCTTTCATGACTTCCGGCCCGGTGATGGTGCAGGTGCTGGAAGGCAACAATGCGATCATGCTCAATCGTGAAATCATGGGCGCGACCGATCCGAAGAAGGCGGCGAAAGGCACCATCCGCGCCGATTTCGCCCAAAGCGTCAACTTCAATGCGGTGCACGGTTCCGACAGCCTGCATACCGCGGCGATGGAAATCGCTTATTTCTTCCCGACCCTGGATATACACTCACGCTGATGCCGGTTAATTTGCTCGATTACGATCTGCCACAACTCGCCGCATTCTGCAGTGAAATCGGCGAGCGGCCGTTTCGCGCCAGACAACTTTTGCGCTGGATTCATCATTTCGGAGAAAGTGATTTCACCAAAATGAGCGATCTCGCCAAGAGCTTGCGCGAGAAGCTTTCGGCGACTGCGGTAATCGAGCCGC
Coding sequences within:
- a CDS encoding class II aldolase/adducin family protein produces the protein MAACAQNQTDIVQQKVSMRIEFNLPGPPKFGSIAEHRCYVKQRLAGAFRLFSKFGFDEGVAGHITARDPEFSDRFWVNPFGVYFGQIKASDMILVNHKGEVVEGNRLVNAAAFAIHSQVHAARPDCMAAAHAHSMYGKTWSMLGRLLDPLTQDACAFYQDHALFDDYTGVVLDTEEGKRIAQTLGNRKAIILRNHGLLTVGKTVDEAVWWFITMERSCQAQLMAEAAGKPVLISEDNARLTYAQIGSEFAGWFQFQPLWQSIVKEQPDLLD
- a CDS encoding glutathione S-transferase, whose translation is MLKLCGFSVSNYYNKVKFALLEKNIPFQEELVYPNSEEAFLKRTPMGKVPFIESNGGTICESQVIIEYLEDIHPTPPLYPENPHQAAKCRELIQFIELHLELVARRLYGEVFFGRKVADDVKAEVKQRLEKGVAAFAGLVKFAPYIAGNKFTYADCAAFVHLPMVAHASKTIYGKDALESVGGVASYLKRVGARPHAQKVMSDREAALPAFMALLKRRA
- a CDS encoding SDR family NAD(P)-dependent oxidoreductase gives rise to the protein MTKPEVAVVVGVGPGLGSALARRLAHAGMHVAAASRDAAKLASLTRELSSQGVKGRAYDCDATDEESVEKLFSKVAADLGKPCLVVYNAGAFVRKGILETTKEEFECCWKIGCLGGFLVGQAAARAMLSTENPSGTIIFTGATASLRGSAWFHNLAVGKFGLRALAQSMARELQPKGIHVAHVVIDGQIRSDRPGYREEGRGKDAVLDPNAIAETYYQLHLQPRSAWSLEVDLRPWVEKF
- a CDS encoding MAPEG family protein translates to MVPKIILPYAALLGLLLVYLSYKIVGYRGKFKIGIGDGGNADLARAIRVQGNFVEYVPTALLLISLVELAGFSAWVVHVLGIALLAGRIFHAQGLGASAGPSPGRYIGTLSSWLTIAVAAILCLLSFGGVKF
- a CDS encoding tetratricopeptide repeat protein, encoding MMKSAWCLFLSLLALGLPAATPAQAEPPLTYDQALQELDRPYAENRRSAVKRLGEIGLMSDTPALIKRLRDADWLTRGLAENALWQVWTRSGDEKVDALFRLGVEQMQEGPGHEAIATFSKVIELKPDFAEGWNKRATLYFIMGKYRKSLADCGEVLKRNPHHFGALAGYGQIYLRLNRPELALDYFRRALDINPNLRGVEINIKKLEQEIGEKRGRTI
- the ndk gene encoding nucleoside-diphosphate kinase, with protein sequence MAVERTLSIVKPDAVAKNIIGKIYSRFEEKGLKIVAARMLRLSHIEAEGFYTVHRKRPFFKDLVAFMTSGPVMVQVLEGNNAIMLNREIMGATDPKKAAKGTIRADFAQSVNFNAVHGSDSLHTAAMEIAYFFPTLDIHSR